The Candidatus Nitrosotenuis cloacae genome segment AGATCATACTATGTGGAAGGATCAAAAACTCTGGCATACGAGGTGGCAGAGCAACTAGACTGGCAGGTACCAGACCAACTAATAGTCCCTGTTGGCAGCGGTGCAATGCTCAATGCCATATGCAAGGGATTCGAGGAACTACAAAGCGTATCACTTCTAAACGACGTATCAAAAATGCACATGATTGCAGCCCAGCCACACGGATGTGCGCCAATAGTTGATGCATTCAAAAAAGGCTCAAACGAGGTAATCCCAGTTGAAAATCCTGACACCATAGCAAAAAGCCTTGCAATAGGCGATCCCGGTGATGGACGATATGTACTCAAAAGGCTAAAGCAGTACAACGGCTATGCCGAAGAGTCAAACAACAAAGAGATTCTTGATGCCATCTTACTACTTGCAAGAACAGAGGGAATATTCACAGAGCCTGCTGGTGGCGTGTCCGTTGCAGTTCTAAAAAAGATGGTAGAGGACGGTAAGATCGACAAAAATGATACAACCATATGCTATGTGACAGGAAACGGACTAAAGGCAACAGAAGCAATAATGGAAGTACTACAAAAACCACAAGTGATGCAGGCGGACTTGGCAAAGATCGCCGCAGTGGTGGAATAATGGC includes the following:
- a CDS encoding threonine synthase, producing the protein MSKISLQCRECKKEYESTFKYICDECFGPLDVKYDYSPISKNTFDGREHTYWRYFELLPIQDKSNIVSIGAGMTPLIKAEKLGKLLGLNKLYIKNDSVNPTFSFKDRPAGIAVSKAKEFGLSAVGCASTGNLASATAAHAAKGGFPCYVFAPSDIEHAKIAQALAYGSKFIAVDGTYDDANRIAAQIGDSKGIGIVNINMRSYYVEGSKTLAYEVAEQLDWQVPDQLIVPVGSGAMLNAICKGFEELQSVSLLNDVSKMHMIAAQPHGCAPIVDAFKKGSNEVIPVENPDTIAKSLAIGDPGDGRYVLKRLKQYNGYAEESNNKEILDAILLLARTEGIFTEPAGGVSVAVLKKMVEDGKIDKNDTTICYVTGNGLKATEAIMEVLQKPQVMQADLAKIAAVVE